Proteins from a single region of Phycisphaeraceae bacterium D3-23:
- a CDS encoding cysteine peptidase family C39 domain-containing protein — MSKTNSDRIDDTLAYVRTTVSNAAKDALQNAWANTNVATKRQILNVLSFGWRGFGKDKQAKTDRRHAACAWLLTMAMLGDVGSTVPKSVAYIKSRAKAVVGTSEPVLQNRLRAKLPPNPPPPRRAARNAPVVPASGKVRMPMVMGGAHPTRSRARNDIQQGDNGKDYYVYRQEKSHSCGPTCCLIVDMNATDGKGQNEEDMRQMTSTAVQGAAGYKPYNGTGSMMPLITTLRGCGHAKAAYYEKCTPANLQWAVQPKGTSKSPAIIRIQWRNGAGHFVVVADCHNNRFTVIDPLKGGIRALTAAELGTYDNGAGFWDGRIVALR; from the coding sequence ATGTCTAAGACCAATTCCGACCGAATTGACGATACGCTTGCGTATGTGCGGACGACGGTCTCGAACGCCGCGAAGGACGCACTGCAGAATGCGTGGGCGAACACGAACGTGGCGACCAAGCGTCAGATCCTGAACGTCCTGTCGTTCGGTTGGCGTGGCTTTGGCAAAGACAAGCAGGCGAAGACCGATCGCCGACATGCGGCGTGCGCCTGGTTGCTGACGATGGCGATGTTGGGCGATGTCGGCAGCACGGTCCCCAAATCGGTGGCGTACATTAAGTCGCGTGCCAAGGCGGTGGTGGGCACCAGCGAACCTGTTCTGCAGAACCGGCTGCGGGCAAAGCTGCCCCCAAACCCGCCACCCCCAAGACGCGCGGCCCGCAACGCACCCGTCGTGCCGGCTTCCGGGAAAGTGCGGATGCCGATGGTGATGGGCGGGGCGCACCCGACGCGGTCCCGCGCACGCAACGATATCCAGCAGGGCGACAACGGCAAGGATTATTACGTCTACCGCCAGGAGAAGTCGCACTCTTGTGGCCCCACCTGCTGCCTGATCGTCGACATGAATGCGACCGATGGGAAGGGGCAGAACGAGGAGGATATGCGGCAGATGACCAGCACTGCGGTCCAGGGCGCGGCCGGGTACAAGCCCTACAACGGCACGGGGAGCATGATGCCCCTCATCACGACCCTCAGGGGCTGCGGGCACGCGAAGGCCGCGTATTACGAAAAATGTACCCCTGCAAATCTGCAATGGGCGGTGCAGCCCAAAGGTACCTCGAAGAGCCCCGCTATCATCCGCATCCAGTGGCGCAACGGCGCCGGGCACTTCGTCGTCGTGGCCGACTGCCATAACAATCGGTTCACCGTGATCGACCCACTCAAGGGCGGCATCCGCGCGCTGACCGCCGCCGAGCTCGGTACATACGACAACGGCGCGGGCTTTTGGGACGGCCGGATCGTAGCGCTGCGCTAG
- the tssI gene encoding type VI secretion system tip protein TssI/VgrG, which yields MADYTQENRRLAINTPLGVDVLLLTDLEAEEELSKLFSIQVKMISEQDEVAPADLVGQNVTVSCLDADDEPRYFNGYVREFSNQGHGDRGTIYTAHIVPGFWFLTRRRNCRMFQELSVVEILQEVFDTAGFSDYDLAGIQGSYDPLEYCVQYEETDFAFASRLMEEFGIFYFFTHEDGKHTLVLADSTSGYQPAKHDTARFAGPLSFDEVDDTLTAWAHRYEYRSGKVAVADFNFKLPEAPLQSNERTVVDLPGNKDHELYSYPGQYQERGQGDQVARVRMEAEEADHDRVDGASKLRSFAPGFTFSIEDHHQQAEVGKSYVLTKVYHTVNAGSYVSGGTTPEGYSNTFTCIPAEVPFRPQRTTPRARVEGPQTAIVVGPSGEEIYTDEFGRVKVKFHWDRTEQVDDTSSCWVRVSQTWAGRGWGAMHIPRIGQEVIVEFLEGNPDRPIITGRVYNGANGVPYELPANKTIAGMKTNSSPGGGGFNEFRFEDKKGEEQIFMHAQHNRDSRVLNDDYEWIGNDQHLVVKNNQIEQVELDRHTTIDQDDVEQIGRDRHLDVGGKEAKSVGDSHSFTVNGDVVEVFKGNQSTKVSNNVYIKAMGAVIEASSGITLKCGGNSVVIDASGVTIKGSALTLDGQAVRIASGPGSPAMSGMAGNAVSPAAPKTPEEADDADPGEVAEVKARQKAEGKGKYGVVPAPAFKPKESEDEDDEEQSWIEIELLDEEGNPVPGERYEITLPDGSVTGGTLDDKGQARAEGFDPGSCKVTFPELDQEAWDKA from the coding sequence ATGGCAGACTACACCCAGGAAAATCGACGCCTCGCCATCAACACGCCTCTGGGTGTCGATGTGCTGCTCCTTACCGATCTTGAGGCAGAAGAGGAACTCTCCAAACTCTTCTCCATCCAAGTCAAAATGATATCGGAGCAGGACGAGGTCGCGCCGGCCGACCTGGTGGGGCAGAACGTCACGGTCAGCTGCCTCGACGCCGACGACGAGCCACGCTACTTCAACGGCTACGTCCGCGAGTTCAGCAACCAGGGCCACGGCGACCGCGGCACGATCTATACCGCACACATCGTCCCCGGATTCTGGTTCCTCACCCGGCGGCGAAACTGCCGCATGTTCCAGGAGCTGTCCGTCGTCGAAATCCTGCAGGAGGTCTTCGACACCGCGGGGTTCTCCGACTACGACCTCGCCGGCATCCAGGGCAGCTACGACCCGCTCGAGTACTGCGTGCAATACGAAGAGACCGACTTCGCGTTCGCCTCCCGGCTCATGGAAGAGTTCGGCATCTTCTACTTCTTCACCCACGAGGACGGTAAACACACCCTCGTGCTCGCGGATTCGACAAGCGGCTATCAGCCCGCGAAGCACGACACCGCCCGCTTCGCCGGGCCGCTGAGCTTCGACGAGGTCGATGACACGCTCACCGCCTGGGCCCACCGCTACGAGTACCGCAGCGGCAAGGTCGCGGTCGCCGACTTCAACTTCAAGCTGCCCGAGGCGCCGCTGCAGTCCAACGAGCGGACCGTCGTCGACCTGCCGGGCAACAAGGACCACGAGCTCTACAGCTACCCCGGCCAGTACCAGGAGCGCGGCCAAGGCGACCAGGTCGCGCGCGTCCGCATGGAGGCCGAGGAGGCCGACCACGACCGCGTCGACGGCGCAAGCAAGCTGCGCTCCTTTGCGCCGGGCTTCACCTTCAGCATCGAAGACCACCACCAGCAGGCCGAGGTCGGCAAGTCCTACGTCCTCACCAAGGTCTATCACACCGTCAACGCCGGGTCGTACGTCTCGGGTGGCACGACACCCGAGGGCTACAGCAACACGTTCACCTGCATCCCCGCCGAAGTGCCCTTCCGGCCCCAGCGCACCACGCCCCGCGCCCGCGTCGAGGGCCCGCAGACCGCGATCGTCGTCGGCCCATCGGGCGAAGAGATCTACACCGATGAGTTCGGCCGCGTCAAGGTCAAGTTCCACTGGGACCGCACCGAGCAGGTCGATGACACGAGCTCGTGCTGGGTCCGCGTGTCGCAGACCTGGGCCGGCCGGGGCTGGGGCGCGATGCACATCCCACGCATCGGGCAGGAAGTCATCGTCGAGTTCCTCGAGGGCAACCCCGACCGCCCCATCATCACCGGCCGGGTCTACAACGGCGCGAACGGCGTGCCCTACGAGCTGCCCGCCAACAAAACCATCGCCGGTATGAAAACGAACTCCTCCCCCGGCGGCGGCGGGTTCAACGAGTTCCGCTTCGAAGACAAAAAGGGCGAAGAACAGATCTTCATGCACGCCCAGCACAACCGCGACAGCCGCGTGCTCAACGACGACTACGAGTGGATCGGCAACGACCAGCACCTGGTCGTCAAGAACAACCAGATCGAGCAGGTCGAGCTCGACCGCCACACCACCATCGACCAGGACGACGTCGAGCAGATCGGCCGCGACCGCCACCTCGATGTCGGGGGCAAAGAGGCCAAGTCCGTCGGCGACAGCCACAGCTTCACGGTCAACGGCGACGTCGTCGAGGTCTTCAAAGGCAACCAGTCCACGAAGGTCAGCAACAACGTATACATCAAGGCGATGGGGGCGGTGATCGAGGCCAGCTCGGGCATCACGCTCAAGTGCGGGGGCAATAGCGTGGTGATCGACGCGAGCGGCGTGACGATCAAGGGCTCCGCGCTCACACTCGATGGCCAAGCGGTCCGCATCGCGTCGGGGCCCGGCAGCCCGGCGATGTCGGGGATGGCCGGCAACGCGGTGAGCCCGGCCGCGCCCAAGACCCCCGAGGAGGCCGACGATGCCGACCCCGGCGAGGTCGCCGAGGTCAAGGCGCGCCAGAAGGCGGAAGGCAAGGGCAAGTACGGCGTCGTCCCCGCACCGGCATTCAAGCCCAAGGAATCGGAAGACGAAGACGACGAAGAACAATCCTGGATCGAGATCGAGTTGCTCGACGAGGAAGGCAACCCCGTCCCCGGCGAGCGCTACGAGATCACCCTGCCCGACGGCTCGGTCACCGGCGGCACGCTGGACGACAAGGGCCAGGCCCGGGCCGAGGGCTTCGACCCCGGCTCGTGCAAGGTCACCTTCCCTGAATTGGACCAGGAGGCGTGGGACAAGGCCTGA
- a CDS encoding twin-arginine translocase subunit TatC has protein sequence MPLDQSHDHVDPDADRAGQDYPRVPDVEKTMPLGEHIEELRKHLVKCLLGTLICAIATFYFGFHIIAWLAQPLLQAQNILGFPPQFIQTDPTVGFSSVYLPVCLISAAIIASPWILWQVWQFVVTGLYEHEKRAVHILAPFSTIMTLLGVLFTYYILLPVSLTFFLNFATMYPDIELSNPNPVTDLVISPYLDEGGSRLPDDFEFDTKPIRLPVLEHDPEALEEGMLWMDAEFGLAKVVVDGDIKILNQRSTRLINPLPQLGQYVRFASIMMLGIVIAFQLPVVMLVMGWTQLFDPHALGKLRKYAFFGCFIAGAVLTPTDVFSMIVLAVPLYLLYEFGLLLMRWTYKTPTDGSDAADGQ, from the coding sequence ATGCCCCTGGACCAGTCACACGACCACGTTGACCCTGACGCCGACCGAGCCGGCCAGGACTACCCGCGCGTCCCCGATGTCGAGAAGACCATGCCCCTTGGCGAACACATCGAGGAACTCCGAAAGCACCTGGTTAAATGCCTCCTGGGCACACTGATCTGCGCGATCGCGACGTTCTACTTCGGCTTCCACATCATCGCCTGGCTCGCACAGCCCCTGCTCCAGGCCCAGAACATCCTCGGCTTCCCCCCGCAGTTCATCCAGACCGACCCCACCGTCGGCTTCTCCTCCGTCTACCTCCCCGTCTGCCTCATCTCCGCCGCCATCATCGCCTCCCCCTGGATCCTCTGGCAGGTCTGGCAGTTCGTCGTCACCGGCCTTTACGAACACGAAAAACGCGCGGTCCACATCCTCGCGCCCTTCAGCACGATCATGACGCTGCTCGGCGTCCTGTTCACCTACTACATCCTCCTCCCCGTCTCGCTCACCTTCTTCCTCAACTTCGCCACGATGTACCCGGACATCGAGCTGTCCAACCCGAACCCCGTCACCGACCTGGTCATCAGCCCCTACCTCGACGAAGGGGGCAGCCGACTGCCCGACGACTTCGAGTTCGACACGAAACCGATTCGGCTGCCGGTCCTCGAGCACGACCCCGAAGCGCTCGAAGAAGGCATGCTCTGGATGGACGCCGAGTTCGGGCTCGCCAAGGTCGTGGTCGACGGCGACATCAAGATCCTCAACCAGCGCTCGACCCGGCTCATCAACCCGCTGCCCCAGCTCGGTCAGTACGTCCGCTTCGCATCGATCATGATGCTCGGCATCGTCATCGCGTTCCAACTCCCCGTCGTCATGCTCGTCATGGGCTGGACCCAGCTCTTCGACCCCCACGCCCTGGGCAAGCTCCGCAAGTACGCGTTCTTCGGCTGCTTCATCGCCGGCGCGGTGCTCACACCGACCGACGTCTTCAGCATGATCGTCCTCGCCGTCCCGCTCTACCTGCTCTACGAGTTTGGCCTGCTCCTGATGCGCTGGACCTACAAGACGCCGACCGACGGCAGCGATGCCGCCGACGGGCAGTAA
- a CDS encoding type VI secretion system tube protein Hcp — protein sequence MPAFLKLADIKGEATDLEHKDWIIIQSMSSPIFRSIPEGAKDHQRTKGETTLGDIVVVRELDKSTTKLQEACANGTFYPEVEIHFCSTVKNKQEPYLKYKLSNVIVSSYSFHGTSSGDPLPSEEITLGYTEVEWTYVVLDPQTGEKKGQVPAKYNPGKGAS from the coding sequence ATGCCGGCATTCCTGAAACTCGCAGACATCAAGGGCGAAGCCACCGACTTGGAGCACAAGGACTGGATCATCATCCAATCCATGAGTTCGCCGATCTTCCGATCGATCCCCGAGGGCGCAAAGGACCATCAGCGCACCAAAGGCGAGACCACCCTGGGCGATATCGTAGTCGTCCGTGAATTGGACAAGTCGACCACCAAACTGCAGGAGGCCTGCGCCAACGGCACGTTCTACCCCGAAGTGGAGATCCATTTTTGCTCTACCGTCAAGAACAAGCAGGAGCCGTACCTCAAGTACAAGCTGAGCAACGTGATTGTGTCCAGCTACTCGTTCCACGGCACCTCGTCGGGTGACCCGCTGCCTTCGGAAGAGATCACGCTGGGCTACACCGAGGTCGAGTGGACGTATGTGGTGCTTGATCCCCAGACGGGCGAAAAGAAGGGCCAGGTCCCCGCCAAGTACAACCCCGGCAAGGGCGCGAGCTAA
- a CDS encoding AI-2E family transporter, whose product MTAKKKKTTQKDQAEAEAVANPPASESAPAQLTAKKPAAPARYVWQRLWFQWVLGLIVFFLFLSFVIPPIYYLLTAVSGILTPVLLGLGLAYIFNPLVTWCERRYGLPRPASAALMLILVALVVLGSIAAMIKPAIEQSNTLVENAPEYAETVLGWMNVEADEAQTRIEGWITGFDWTSINTGAIRKTLGVSAGVVFSGLSLLGYFVMAGIVTSFCFFFFTWKFEPLKAWFVPLIPTTYRKETLRILGMMDQTVSAIIRGRLIQSLCVMVVLCIGWWIAGVPYWLLLGVLGGLLNLLPYAAIAAWPLAVGLAVIDAATGGGIGMALVWAAVWPTLVYLIAQSLDGWVVEPLVQGKATGMDPLTVLLVVLAGGALLGILGMILAIPAAACIKILSQEVLLPKARAFAADPPDLTQKGSA is encoded by the coding sequence ATGACCGCGAAGAAAAAGAAGACGACCCAAAAAGACCAGGCCGAGGCGGAAGCCGTCGCCAATCCCCCAGCGAGCGAGTCTGCCCCCGCACAACTCACCGCGAAGAAGCCCGCCGCCCCCGCTCGCTACGTCTGGCAGCGGCTTTGGTTTCAGTGGGTGCTCGGGCTGATCGTCTTCTTCCTCTTCCTCTCGTTCGTGATCCCGCCGATCTACTACCTGCTCACTGCGGTCAGCGGGATCCTGACGCCCGTGCTCCTCGGGCTCGGGCTCGCGTACATCTTCAACCCGCTGGTGACGTGGTGCGAGCGGCGCTACGGCCTGCCGCGTCCCGCATCCGCCGCGCTGATGCTCATCCTCGTCGCGCTCGTCGTCCTGGGAAGCATCGCCGCGATGATCAAGCCCGCTATCGAGCAGAGCAACACGCTGGTCGAGAACGCCCCCGAGTACGCCGAGACCGTGCTGGGCTGGATGAACGTCGAGGCCGACGAGGCCCAGACGCGCATCGAGGGCTGGATCACGGGTTTCGACTGGACCTCCATCAACACCGGCGCGATCCGCAAGACGCTCGGCGTCAGCGCGGGCGTCGTCTTCTCCGGGCTCTCCCTGCTGGGCTACTTCGTCATGGCGGGGATCGTGACGTCCTTCTGCTTCTTCTTCTTTACGTGGAAGTTCGAGCCGCTCAAGGCCTGGTTCGTCCCGCTCATCCCGACGACCTACCGCAAGGAGACCCTCCGCATCCTCGGGATGATGGACCAGACGGTCTCGGCCATCATCCGCGGCCGGCTGATCCAGTCGCTATGCGTGATGGTCGTGCTGTGCATCGGGTGGTGGATCGCGGGCGTGCCGTACTGGCTGCTGCTGGGGGTGCTGGGCGGGCTGCTGAACCTGCTGCCCTACGCGGCGATCGCGGCCTGGCCCTTGGCGGTCGGGCTGGCGGTCATCGATGCGGCGACAGGCGGCGGGATCGGGATGGCGCTGGTCTGGGCGGCGGTCTGGCCGACGCTCGTGTACTTGATCGCGCAGTCGCTCGACGGCTGGGTGGTCGAACCACTGGTGCAGGGCAAGGCCACGGGTATGGACCCGCTGACGGTGCTGCTGGTCGTCCTCGCGGGCGGGGCGCTGCTGGGGATCCTGGGCATGATCCTGGCGATCCCGGCCGCGGCGTGCATCAAGATCCTGTCGCAGGAAGTGCTCCTGCCCAAGGCCCGGGCATTTGCGGCGGACCCGCCTGACCTGACGCAGAAGGGGTCGGCCTAG
- a CDS encoding thermonuclease family protein, which yields MGKRPRPRRKHNHRRLPVEAFLRRKRWSKSATLLIVLVALLLLIVLDHLGPGLYATDDARRYHGKAFEVVRVIDGDTLVIRAPDGEHTTTTVRVWGVDTPELARRDGSKPDEPLAIEATAYVRSLVADEPVTLRLEPQRMRGGYGRLLAHVELADGTQLGGRLIAAGFSEADDRWSHHLLPAYELLELEARAQEVGRWASRDGPGDRPITSPRLAGGGGGAYTVAGGVWDVAFRPPR from the coding sequence ATGGGCAAGCGCCCCCGACCACGTCGCAAACACAATCACCGCCGGCTTCCGGTTGAGGCGTTCCTCCGTCGCAAGCGCTGGTCCAAGTCGGCCACGCTGCTCATCGTGCTCGTCGCGCTCCTGCTGCTGATCGTGCTCGACCACCTCGGTCCGGGGCTCTACGCGACCGACGACGCGCGGCGGTACCACGGCAAGGCCTTCGAGGTCGTCCGCGTGATCGACGGCGACACGCTCGTCATCCGCGCGCCCGACGGCGAACACACGACGACGACCGTGCGGGTGTGGGGTGTCGACACGCCCGAGCTGGCGCGGCGAGACGGCAGCAAGCCCGACGAGCCCTTGGCGATTGAAGCGACGGCGTACGTGCGGTCGTTGGTGGCGGATGAGCCGGTGACGCTGCGGCTTGAGCCGCAGCGCATGCGGGGCGGGTACGGGCGCTTGCTCGCACATGTCGAGCTTGCTGACGGCACACAGTTGGGCGGCCGATTGATCGCCGCCGGGTTTTCGGAGGCCGACGACCGCTGGAGCCACCACCTGCTGCCCGCGTATGAGTTGCTGGAGCTTGAGGCGCGTGCGCAGGAGGTCGGCCGGTGGGCATCGCGTGATGGGCCGGGGGATCGGCCGATAACATCGCCGCGCTTGGCGGGCGGCGGGGGCGGGGCCTACACTGTGGCGGGCGGTGTTTGGGATGTGGCTTTCAGGCCGCCGCGTTGA
- the truB gene encoding tRNA pseudouridine(55) synthase TruB, giving the protein MPCGLLVVDKPVGWSSMDVCRKVRWAVRRGLDPQLGKRKVKVGHAGTLDPLATGVVVVCVGKATKQVDRLMGSTKVYVAGVNLSGFTASDDAEYEPELVEVESPPTREEVEAALAQQVGVIQQVPPSFSAVHVDGKRAYKSARAGEAVKINARPVRIDAIEVVRYAWPTLELRITCGKGTYIRSIARDLGKSLGTGGYLTGLRRTASGQFRVEDATEVERFEKPVVQGDLMSVEVIEG; this is encoded by the coding sequence GTGCCTTGCGGGTTGTTGGTGGTGGATAAGCCGGTGGGGTGGTCGTCGATGGATGTCTGCCGGAAGGTGCGGTGGGCGGTGCGGCGTGGGCTTGATCCGCAGCTTGGCAAGCGGAAGGTCAAGGTCGGGCACGCGGGGACGCTGGACCCGTTGGCGACGGGGGTTGTCGTGGTTTGTGTCGGCAAGGCGACGAAACAGGTTGATCGGCTGATGGGCTCGACGAAGGTCTACGTTGCCGGGGTCAATCTGAGCGGGTTTACGGCAAGCGACGATGCGGAGTATGAGCCGGAGTTGGTGGAGGTTGAATCGCCACCGACGCGCGAAGAGGTTGAAGCGGCGCTGGCGCAGCAGGTCGGGGTGATTCAGCAGGTGCCGCCTTCGTTCTCCGCGGTACACGTGGATGGCAAGCGTGCGTACAAGTCGGCGCGGGCGGGGGAAGCGGTCAAGATCAATGCCAGGCCGGTGCGGATCGATGCGATCGAGGTGGTGCGCTACGCCTGGCCGACGCTGGAGCTGCGCATCACGTGCGGCAAGGGCACGTACATCCGCAGCATCGCGCGGGACCTGGGTAAGTCGCTGGGGACCGGCGGGTACCTGACGGGGCTGCGGCGGACGGCGTCGGGGCAGTTCAGGGTCGAGGACGCGACGGAGGTGGAGCGGTTTGAAAAGCCGGTGGTGCAGGGGGATTTGATGTCGGTGGAGGTGATTGAGGGGTGA
- a CDS encoding LysM domain-containing protein, which produces MPLPDQGGAGRMKAEPVGSGDYVVREGQCINSIALENGLFWETLWNLPENSELRSARSDPDALMPGDRLTVPAVRVKQVDCGPEQTHAFKRKGVPAWLRLRFCDEDEPLADVPFRVEVDGEIIKEDKLDSDGRLEVAIPPAGRQALVTLEREDESESYTFDLGTIPPINSPAGVRRRLVNLGFAIEDESEDALLAGIASFQRSQELDSTGAFDEQTRSALLEAHGS; this is translated from the coding sequence ATGCCGTTGCCTGATCAGGGTGGTGCGGGCAGGATGAAGGCCGAGCCGGTTGGGTCGGGCGACTATGTCGTCCGTGAGGGCCAGTGCATCAACAGTATCGCGCTGGAGAACGGTTTGTTTTGGGAGACCCTGTGGAACCTGCCCGAGAATAGTGAGTTGCGGTCCGCGCGCAGCGATCCGGACGCATTGATGCCCGGTGATCGCCTGACCGTCCCTGCCGTGCGGGTGAAACAGGTGGACTGCGGGCCTGAGCAGACCCACGCATTCAAACGCAAAGGGGTCCCCGCCTGGCTCCGGCTGCGGTTTTGTGATGAAGACGAGCCGCTGGCCGACGTGCCTTTTCGGGTCGAGGTGGACGGGGAAATCATCAAGGAAGACAAGCTCGATAGTGACGGCCGACTCGAGGTCGCGATCCCGCCCGCGGGCAGGCAGGCGCTGGTGACCTTGGAACGCGAAGACGAGTCGGAGTCCTACACTTTCGACCTTGGCACGATCCCGCCGATCAATTCGCCCGCGGGTGTCCGCCGGCGTCTGGTCAACCTCGGCTTCGCGATCGAAGACGAGTCTGAGGACGCATTGTTGGCGGGGATCGCGAGCTTCCAGCGGTCACAGGAGTTGGACAGCACCGGCGCGTTCGACGAGCAAACGCGTTCGGCGCTGTTGGAAGCGCACGGCAGTTGA
- the queA gene encoding tRNA preQ1(34) S-adenosylmethionine ribosyltransferase-isomerase QueA — MKTAELDYDLPEALIATQPAEPRDSARLMVYRRASGTVEHRRVRDLPDLGVVGAGDLMLVNQTRVLPAYLSATRAATGGKVTGLYLDSPADRVWRVMLESRGKLTPGETITLDERAALTLQTREQGGQWLAQLSGDDDTLAVLHRLGSTPLPPYIRRARKQRGSAEVADADTERYNTVYAGALDHARSVAAPTAGLHFTPALLDRLSALGIHRAAVDLHVGAGTFAPVRVDDLSDHPMHAEHLSIPASTIKALRTTRQQSRRILAVGTTTVRATESLPADIAALCDTTDAPDYTADTRLFIQPDAGFTFRFTDALLTNFHLPRSTLLALVAALPGVGIGRLLDLYRQAIDHGYRFYSYGDAMLID, encoded by the coding sequence GTGAAAACCGCCGAGCTCGACTACGACCTGCCCGAGGCGTTGATCGCCACCCAGCCCGCCGAGCCGCGCGACAGCGCCCGGCTGATGGTGTATCGCCGTGCATCCGGAACGGTCGAGCACCGCCGCGTCAGAGACCTGCCCGATCTCGGGGTCGTCGGCGCAGGCGACCTGATGCTCGTCAACCAGACCCGCGTCCTGCCCGCCTACCTCAGCGCGACCCGCGCGGCGACGGGCGGCAAGGTCACCGGGCTCTACCTCGACAGCCCGGCCGACCGGGTCTGGCGCGTCATGCTCGAATCCCGTGGCAAGCTCACGCCCGGTGAAACGATCACGCTCGACGAACGCGCCGCGCTCACGCTCCAAACCCGCGAGCAGGGCGGACAGTGGCTCGCACAGCTTTCAGGCGACGACGACACGCTGGCCGTGCTGCATCGGCTGGGCTCGACGCCGCTGCCGCCGTACATCCGCCGCGCCCGCAAGCAGCGCGGCAGCGCCGAGGTCGCCGACGCCGACACCGAGCGCTACAACACCGTCTACGCCGGGGCGCTCGACCACGCCCGGTCCGTCGCCGCGCCGACCGCCGGGCTGCACTTCACCCCCGCCCTGCTCGATCGGCTCAGCGCGTTGGGTATCCATCGCGCGGCCGTGGACCTGCACGTTGGGGCCGGCACGTTCGCCCCGGTGCGGGTGGACGATTTGAGCGACCACCCGATGCACGCCGAGCACCTGTCGATCCCCGCATCGACAATCAAGGCGCTCCGTACGACGCGCCAACAGAGCAGGCGCATCCTCGCGGTCGGCACGACCACCGTCCGCGCGACCGAGTCGCTGCCCGCCGACATCGCCGCGCTCTGCGACACGACCGACGCCCCCGACTACACCGCCGACACCCGGCTGTTCATCCAGCCCGACGCCGGCTTCACCTTCCGCTTCACCGATGCGCTCCTCACCAACTTCCACCTCCCGCGCTCGACCCTCCTCGCGCTGGTCGCCGCCCTGCCCGGCGTCGGGATCGGCCGACTGCTCGACCTCTACCGCCAGGCCATCGACCACGGCTACCGCTTCTACTCCTACGGCGACGCGATGCTGATCGATTGA
- a CDS encoding aspartate/tyrosine/aromatic aminotransferase: protein MAPTPPTTRTSPTMFDSVQPAPPDAIIGLTEAYKADPNPAKINLAVGVYKDAEGQTPTLGAVREAEQWLLANEPNKVYLGIDGSPGYGQRTRDLLLGSASELAQDAEAGGRSATFQAPGGTGALRNAADYLAANHAGAGVWLSAPTWPNHPSIFQAAGLGVKTYPYLDTATNALAFDAMLEALQAVQPGDVVLLHGCCHNPTGVDPSPQQWQAIGELLNERGAMPLVDFAYQGFAAGVEEDAAGLRTLARQCGELIVCNSYSKNFGLYRERVGAMTVVASSNASAKAVQSQVKACIRRNYSNPPAHGALVVEHILGSDELTARWLEELAAMRERVARMRHQLRTSLDERGISLGSGGNAFIEQQNGMFTMSGLTKPQVERLRAEHSIYIVGSGRINVAGMTAKNMPTLCDAIASVV from the coding sequence ATGGCCCCGACACCCCCGACGACCCGCACGAGCCCGACCATGTTCGATAGCGTTCAGCCCGCCCCGCCCGACGCGATCATCGGCCTGACCGAGGCGTACAAAGCCGACCCCAACCCGGCGAAGATCAACTTGGCGGTGGGTGTCTATAAGGATGCGGAGGGTCAAACGCCGACGCTTGGTGCGGTTCGCGAAGCCGAGCAATGGCTGCTGGCGAACGAGCCCAACAAGGTGTATCTCGGGATCGACGGCTCGCCGGGCTACGGCCAGCGCACCCGAGACCTGCTCTTGGGCAGCGCTAGCGAGCTCGCGCAAGACGCCGAGGCAGGCGGACGCAGCGCGACCTTCCAGGCACCGGGGGGGACGGGGGCGCTGCGCAACGCGGCCGACTACCTCGCCGCGAACCACGCGGGCGCAGGCGTCTGGCTCAGCGCGCCGACCTGGCCTAACCACCCGAGCATCTTCCAGGCCGCCGGGCTTGGCGTGAAGACCTACCCCTACCTCGACACGGCCACCAACGCGCTCGCCTTCGACGCGATGCTCGAAGCGCTGCAAGCCGTCCAACCCGGCGATGTTGTGCTGCTCCACGGCTGCTGCCACAACCCGACCGGCGTCGACCCCTCGCCGCAGCAGTGGCAAGCCATCGGTGAGCTGCTCAACGAGCGCGGCGCGATGCCACTGGTGGACTTCGCGTACCAGGGCTTCGCGGCCGGTGTCGAAGAAGACGCGGCCGGGCTGCGCACGCTTGCACGGCAGTGCGGCGAGCTGATCGTCTGCAACAGCTACTCCAAAAACTTCGGGCTCTACCGCGAGCGTGTCGGCGCGATGACGGTAGTGGCGAGTTCGAACGCGTCCGCAAAGGCCGTACAGTCGCAGGTCAAGGCGTGCATCCGCCGAAACTACTCCAATCCCCCCGCCCACGGGGCCCTGGTGGTTGAGCATATCCTGGGCAGCGACGAGCTCACCGCGCGATGGCTCGAAGAGCTCGCCGCGATGCGCGAACGCGTCGCGCGGATGCGACACCAGCTCCGCACATCGCTCGACGAGCGTGGCATCTCGCTAGGTTCCGGGGGCAACGCCTTCATCGAGCAGCAGAACGGCATGTTCACGATGTCCGGACTCACCAAGCCGCAGGTCGAACGGCTCCGAGCCGAGCACTCGATCTACATCGTCGGCAGCGGGCGGATCAACGTCGCGGGGATGACGGCAAAAAACATGCCGACGCTGTGCGACGCGATTGCGTCGGTGGTGTGA